The following is a genomic window from Elgaria multicarinata webbii isolate HBS135686 ecotype San Diego chromosome 9, rElgMul1.1.pri, whole genome shotgun sequence.
AGCTGAATGCTTGGGGCCGCTGAGAATAGCAGGAGGTTCTTTCACAtgctttaaaactatttttaaaatataattacagTCTTCATGCCCATATAGAACTTGGTTCATTTGGTTTTAGATTTGATTTTCCTGTTTTCTTATTGCTTTCTTTATTAGAAGGGGTGTGTTGTCTCTGTGTTTTTGATTTCATACCTGGTGAAATCCACACAATGTATTTGCAGAGCTAGGGAacctctgggtgggtgggtggctttttGGTCTTTTCTGATTGGGACACTGGAATTTGGTCATGTGGCATGTGCTGTAGAATGCACATCATAGTGGAGCTTGCACATTGATATTCTGCACTGGAGGGACAACCATAGACAGAGGACAGGTATGCCAAGGTACACAGTGCATGTCCGGGGTGAATGGCTCGCAGTGCCCTGCCGGACCGGGACGAACACAGTGAGATGGCTGGGAAAAGAAGCGGTGAAGCGTTATATGAAAAATAAGCCGGATAATGGAGGATTTGCTTCGGTGGAAGAAGTACAATTCTATGTTCGCCGTTGCAAAGGTCTTGGATTGCTGGATCATGATGATACTTTGGAGGATGCCCTAGAAGACAATGAGTTTGTGGAAGTTGGTAAGTAAGCCGCAAACCACAAGCATGAATGTTGCTGTGCTTGCAAATATTAAGGAGAAGTTCCAGAAAGGGAACGATGGCAGGAAAAAATCAAAACATGTTGAACGTGTGTTAAGGGAAGTCCGTCTCTTTTTCCTCGGAAACTGGGACTTGCAAGTGTGCAGTATTTCAGCCATAGTTATTTCTAAACATCTGAAGGCATTTTCACTAGGGATGCTAAGCACAGTATTGGCGGTTTTTCTGTGCGTGGACTGAAGGGAAAAAAAGACATTTTGGTCCAAATATCTTTTGGATTAAAACGGATTATTGTGTGGTGTTTTTGAAACCACATTAACTACAACATCCCAGACTTCAACTgcaacaaaaatgtaaaaaacacacaaatatttGCTAGAATTCATCCTTTGTTATCTCTCTTCCCTGTTTCCAATTAACTATCAAACTTGTCTttttggcttcatttgtaaagtaTCAAGAATAGGCACTGATGATTTGTGTAAATAATAAATCAACAGCATTCAGGCCTTGTGTACATGTTGTTTACCTctgatttctattttaaaaaaaacggggaaCAAAGAAGTGCAAAGAGATGTGGGTAAGTGAAGTAATGAGGTTAGGAGCTTAGCAAATGCTtagcaaaatacatttttatttattctgacTGCAAGATGTGGTCTTTTTCAGGGATAACCACAGAAGTGTGGGAAATGAATGTGTTCCCTTTTTCTTTCAGTGATACAAGGCGATGTGATGTCTCCAGACTTCATTCCATCGCAGCCAGAGGGTGTTTATTTGTATCCTTTTCCAATGGTGTATCGCTTTTGTTAAGCCTCACAAGTTAAGAATATTTAGTTTAGCACATCACCAGTCCTATACTCCAAACTGGGTACACAAGGGTAAATCGACTTGCAGTATATGTTTTCTTATGTGTTATTTCAGATATAGTAAATATCGAGAACCAGAACAGGTATGGAGCCATGATAATTTATGGAGAATTACTGAGGCTTGCATATAATGTTTGAATATGTTTGTTTCCCTGTCGTCATCCCCCcacatccttcttcccccaccccttggatACTGTATAGgttgtaagcctgcaggtagaGATACTCTTGTTTTCTTAAACTTTCTACACTGTCTAGAAAATGTTAGTTGCTTAATTAAGGGCACTTCCAGACCagtcaaaaggcactgtgcagctcctCCATCTTTTCATCCATAATAGttcttttctggtaagaaaaattacagaagaagcagtggagaCTGTTGcccccgatgtcagtggggcagtgaatcagctccaggtttcagtcagaactctaaagtggcTTCCAGTTCACACCTTGGTTCtagctgaaacctggagtggatatACCCACCCCACttacttcagagccaccagcttccactgagaaGACGTGGTGGGGAAACATGAAAGATGTTGTTTTttggaagagaagattgaggggagacatgatagcactcttcaaataattaaaaggttgtcacacagaggaaggccgggatctcttctcgatcatcccagagtgcaagacacggaataatggactcaagttacaggaagccagattctggttggacatcaggaaaaatttcctgactgttagagcagtatgacaatataTAAGCCTggtgtggatgatgatgatgatgatggtgatgatgatgatgatgtataatGCTCTGTGCACTgtcttgggaataagccccattgaacacagtcaatggggcttactcccattgTACTACAGTACTCCCATTTGTACTACAGTTTGTGTAGTACAAACATGTCTGGGTTTGTACTACACAATAGTAGCCAAAAAGAACAATGTTTTCCTAATattgcttccagacggagggctcctacCAGTCAGAAGGAATTATGTggtttttccatctttttctctttaacAAATTTTCTGTGAAGTAACAGAATAAGTAATGGAAGTTAAGTAATGGAAGTAACAGAATAAGATATAAAAcccacatctggaagcacccatgatTAGTTCTGTAGTAAATTCACCAATTCTTCAAATGCTGAAAAATGACTATTTCACTATAATGGTTCTCTTAGGACCcaaacctgtgcatgtttagacagacaaaaagtcctacaactcccagcatgtctggctgggggatgctgggggttgtaggagcttttttctttctaaacatgcataggattgcaccttaagcagTTCTTTTATCACAGGAAAGAGAATATGTGATATTCCTATTGTAGCATCAGTGCTATTTCCACATATTGGAGCATCTTAAACTTATACATGACACATCTCTTGCTCTAACACTGCTCTTTTGTACAGTATATTTCTTTAGATGGGAACAATTTGACAACAGAAGATTTGGTCAATCTAGGAAAGGGACTCTTTAAGATCAAGGTGAGTATCTGGAAATATTCCAACTCTAAATACCTGATTCTTCTGTCTGGCTATTATCAAAATAGAAAATAActaagggcatttcccccccttagcTTACCCCTGAAGCAGAAACTAAAGTCAGGGAATCAAGAGAAGTTATTGAAAGTATTGTAAATGAACGGAGaggtaataaataatttcatttctaaaaaCTAGGTGTGGGCAAGGGAGAATGTAATACATATAAACATGATAGTGGATGTTTAATTCCTCTTTTTtactaaaggttttttttttaatgcttctttCAGTTGTCTATGGAATCACTACAGGCTTTGGGAAGTTTGCACGAACTGTTATTCCAAACAGTAAGCTATGGTATGTCTCCTATGTTTCCTTTTAAAGTTTATAAAAGAAAACTGTAGAAAATAAGTCTGAATCATTTGAAGGTGAAGATGCtgtctttaatttttattttctttgctcAATTTTAGCAATAAACATAAACTTCTGAATGTTGTTTGAACTAAATATATTGTTCTTTTCTCTACGAGGGAGCTTCAAGTGAATTTAGTCCGGTCACATTCAGCAGGTAATGAAGAGCTGATTTCCAAATGTTTTCCCACAATGATTACAGGCAGCACTGATAATCCTGAGGTGTTTGTTTATCCTTCCAGGTGTTGGGAAGCCTTTGATTCCAGAGAGATCTCGTATGCTTTTAGCTCTAAGGATCAATGTCCTTGCCAAAGGATACAGTGGAATTTCACTAGAAACTCTTCAGCAAGTAATCGAAGCATTTAATGGTAAAATGGCGAGAACTTTGCTGGGGTTTTGTGGGTTTCAGATTTCAGTGCAATAGTTGCTGCTTTGAAGGAGAGTAATCATTTCGAAGGGAAAGGAGCTCTCACCAAAGGGGGAAGTAGCCTTTATAAAAATATTGCTTtttgtgcaaaaaataaaaacaaaaatgatgaAGTGcaattcctctctctttcttggcAAGAGCTatgcaaagagagagaggagggattaTATTCTGTATGGCACTGTACTTTTGTCTCCTTGAGAGCAAATCTTATGGTCCCGAGACAGCATCCCAGGGGCCATATGATTGTGTAGGAAGATCATAGGCAGATCTCCAATCTTGGAACAGTTTTCCTGACACCAGAGCCCTTATTTTAGTTTCGCCTAGCCACTGCAATGGTTTCTGAACTCATGGGGATAGGGGGAGAATGAGCATTTTGGCTGCATTCTGGTAAGTGATGAGGGAATGGCCATGGATCCAAAGAATCCTAAGCCCTCCAGCTTTCAACCACACCTCCATCCCCATCTCCATCAAGACCTCATCTATGgaatgatttttatttcattcatgGTTGGAAGAAAAATACTGTAATGTGTCATGTATAaggtttcctccaaggaacccaaggcagagtacataatcatcatcctcttcattttatcctcacaacaacaaccctgtggggtacattgggctgagagtctgtgaccagcccaaagtcacccagtgagtttccatggctgagtggggactagaacccggatctcccaactcccggtccaacactttagccactgcaccaaaCTAGCATATATGGCAAAAAATTAAAAGTGATCCCCATGTTGCCATTTGAGATTCAAGGTGGGTTGTGGGTCTAAAAAAGTTGAAGGCTACTGTACTAAAagttttgtggtggtggggaactggaGATACCACTCTAGCTCACTGCAGAATCTCAGAAGGAAGGGTGATTTGTGGTATGTGTATTTTAAGGGGAAACGAACCCTAATAAGGCCTGTTTCTCTCCCCCAGCATCCTGCTTGCCTTACATTCCTGAGCAAGGGACTGTCGGGGCCAGTGGAGACTTAGCCCCTCTTTCCCATCTTGCTCTGGGACTCATAGGAGAAGGAAAGATGTGGTCCCCAAAGAGTGGATGGGCGGATGCAAAATATGTAAGATGGATCTAGAGGATGCTCTCCTAATCTCTTTGGGTTTGCTATAAATGATCCATTTGTGTATTCGTGGGAATTTAAGAGGAACAGGGAGAGGGGTGATTTGTGCATGGATTCATCATCTATAGAAATTTAGGTTTCTAATGGTATAATCCTGTCccaatctactcaaaagtaagtcacactgagttcactgaggcttacttccaggtaagcggGTATAGGATATCAGCcttgaggtgttttttgttttgtttttaacaaagaaTATACTGTAGTTCTTGTGCAAAGAACAAGGCTAGATGTACAAAGTAAGTCAATAGCGGTAGCTTCTCCTGTCACCGCGCCATAATGATGAGAGAAGTTTTGTTGTCTGTCAAGCAccagagcactcttcaaggagcTTTCATCCTTTCCCTGTTCTGTTCCTCCACCCtagtgcaattttgcattttaaactcacttaaaccttagcaccatcatgactacagggatacaatggagtttgtttctgtgCCTGCCACTCTCTAGATGGTCATAGGGAATGCACCACGGCTactgcaaaatccagtggaggctggtggctatgatATCAGtaggggcaatgaatccgctctaggtttcagtcaccTTGGATAGTTTCGATAGCGAAACATCTTGGAcagttcctttggagttctgagtgaaacctagagtggattcactgccccaatgacTTCGAAGCCACCAGTCAAAATGCCATATTATGGGGCCACAaattccacaactgaggtgcagccacagagaaggccagtTTGTGGTGCTGCATGAAGATGTCCAGAAGATCTTGCTAGTTTTGTAGCATGGTGGGATTACAAGTCCTATCCAGGGCATGCCCTTCTATTGTGCAAAGAGGTGCTCATGCTCCATTTTTGGGAGAGCCATTGCTCCTTATTGTTCCAGCGCAATACCAACCATAGTTCTAATTAAGACATGGCAGCTCCTATGCAAAACAAAGGATTTCTGTATTTCTAGTTTGTATGGAACTGGGGGTATCAAACAGAGCCGAAGCTGGAAAACACATCCTCATTTCTGCTGTAGCCTTCAGTGCTGCTCTTCTACTTCTCATTAGAGGGAAATTTCAAAATATTCCTAAGTAGAATGCAGAAAACATCAGTTTATGAAGAAGCTTTTCTCACTGAATAAGCATTATTGATACTGTGCCCTTCACAGGTGCTGGAAGCTCATGGGCTGAAGCCAATTACCTTGAAGCCAAAGGAGGTAACGAAATTGCCTATTTGTCTCTTAATCTTAGCAGTGGCCCGATAGGACAGTTAACTTATTATATAGCTAAATTATGTAAtggtgaggtgtgtgttttttagtgaATCCTATAATTTGGATCCAACATAATATTGTAATATTAGGGAGATTCGGGTTCAAAACCCCACAAGCATTGGAGGGGAACAGATTAAGCAGTCTCTCCCCAGCCACCAAGCCACTTTTCTTCCTCTCAGTTGCAGTTTCCCCCAGTTTCCTTTGGGCTAAAGAAAAATGGAAGTGAGAAGAACCAATTGTCTGGTGTAATTTGAGAGGGAGGGACGCCCATGTGTCTTCATGCAGAGAGAGTCACTGAATATCAACACTTGCTGTTTCTTTGAAGGGTCTGGCTCTTATCAATGGAACACAAATGATTACCTCTCTAGGCTGTGAAGCCGTTGAAAGGGCCAGTGCAATTGCGAGACAAGCTGACATCGTGGCCGCCCTCACACTTGAAGTCCTGAAGGGCACAACAAGAGCCTTTGATACTGGTTGGTATTGATTCTTTTCTACAGGAAACATTTATTGTTTGCTTGTGGTTTCTTACAGCTGTTTAGGTGGGGTCTTTTTAGATGACATCCTGATGCTgcagtttcgcttctgttttttcAGAGGACTtccctgtttttattgttttccttgttgttcttttagaacagggaaaatagGGTATTATTTCTGACTATTTGTACTTGggggcttttctgcatgaagcTTTTAATCTAcatctttaccaaggcttctgcttcaggATTGTTTGCAGGATTAAAATCTGTTCCTTTATATGTTTCcccgcccttccccccccccccaggttttttctctctctgcctttctataggtTCCATTATATAAACACTAGGTAGTGCtgtagtatagtggaatagcacaataACATGAGATTTCTATGGAGTTATAGAGACCATTAAATTAGGAAAAAGCAGTGGTAATAGCTACAAAGAATGTGAGAAGCCCTGAATGAGGATCccatcatgtaaaggacttgcAAAGTACCATGAATGAGCAATCACCAGTGCACTATAAAAGCATTATATAGAAATGCTTTTGGTATTTGTGCTACTCCGCTATAGCATAGCTCCATCTAGAGATTCATGTAGGAaaacttcatgtagaaaagctcattgagTGATTTCACATGACATATTTAAATCTGAGGGATTTTGTTTGGTATTTCCCACATTTGTATGATGATGTCATACTCACTTTGATTGTTCAGTTATGAACATGCtcagttaaactacggaattccacaggatgtagcaatggccaccaatttggatggctttaaaaggggactggacaaattcctggagaagaaggctatcaatggctactaatcttgatggctatatattatctccagtatcacaggcagtatgcctacatagaccaattactggggaacatgaacataagaacataaaagagccatgctagatcagatgaggagtccatctagcccagcactctgttcagacagtagccaaccagctgttgatcaggaacttACAAGCAGGATGCaggtgcaacaacactctcccacccatgtttcccagcaaatggtatatataggcttactgcttctgctactggacgTAGCATGTGattggaagagtgctgttgcactcatgttctactggATGGCTCCCATGGGAACAGGATGAtgggccagatggacccttggtctgatccaacattgctcttcctatgttctcagaaaatattaaacccatcttttttttttagtgactGCCATACCCACAGGAAAAGAGGTTGCTATGCTTCTTTAAAGACAAAAATGACAATTGGTGACTAATCATAGCTATAGTGTATAGTGGAACCCTATGTGATCAAAATAGCTCcatctacatatttatttatttaaaattatttgtacGCCATACATACAACAGCAGACTTGGAGGAAACCCAAGTTTTGTAGATGTATGAAACATCTTTAGAACTGACTGTTGCAGGCAGAGTGGGAGTGGGGTGTGGGGGACAGAAAACCATGGTAGGGGAAATGGAGTGCAGTGTCCTAGAAcagggtatggctggctggacCCTGGAACAGAACCACTccacagtgcaacattttgttgcaggtcccagtgGTATTGTATATTACTCAGATCACATTtgctcagaggaagaggaaaatgccAAGTAATTTGTGTTAAATGACAACATTTTAATGGACTATGACTTGGATTAAAATGTTTGCTTCCTGCTATATATTTCACATAACTGTAGtttcaagcttttttaaaaaaaggaaccaaAAGATGTTTTGTAGTGTTGTTTGCATAAGTGGAGGGGGAAGTGTTATGTC
Proteins encoded in this region:
- the HAL gene encoding histidine ammonia-lyase isoform X2; the encoded protein is MPRYTVHVRGEWLAVPCRTGTNTVRWLGKEAVKRYMKNKPDNGGFASVEEVQFYVRRCKGLGLLDHDDTLEDALEDNEFVEVVIQGDVMSPDFIPSQPEGVYLYSKYREPEQYISLDGNNLTTEDLVNLGKGLFKIKLTPEAETKVRESREVIESIVNERRVVYGITTGFGKFARTVIPNSKLWELQVNLVRSHSAGVGKPLIPERSRMLLALRINVLAKGYSGISLETLQQVIEAFNASCLPYIPEQGTVGASGDLAPLSHLALGLIGEGKMWSPKSGWADAKYVLEAHGLKPITLKPKEGLALINGTQMITSLGCEAVERASAIARQADIVAALTLEVLKGTTRAFDTDIHALRPHRGQIEVAFRFRSLLDSDHHPSEIAESHRFCDRVQDAYTLRCCPQVHGVVNDTIAFVKDIITTEINSATDNPMVFAERKETISGGNFHGEYPAKALDYLAIGVHELAAISERRIERLCNPSLSELPAFLVTEGGLNSGFMIAHCTAASLVLLQRTTYPWEDGLQERHSKSLSTLSKCWL
- the HAL gene encoding histidine ammonia-lyase isoform X1 codes for the protein MPRYTVHVRGEWLAVPCRTGTNTVRWLGKEAVKRYMKNKPDNGGFASVEEVQFYVRRCKGLGLLDHDDTLEDALEDNEFVEVVIQGDVMSPDFIPSQPEGVYLYSKYREPEQYISLDGNNLTTEDLVNLGKGLFKIKLTPEAETKVRESREVIESIVNERRVVYGITTGFGKFARTVIPNSKLWELQVNLVRSHSAGVGKPLIPERSRMLLALRINVLAKGYSGISLETLQQVIEAFNASCLPYIPEQGTVGASGDLAPLSHLALGLIGEGKMWSPKSGWADAKYVLEAHGLKPITLKPKEGLALINGTQMITSLGCEAVERASAIARQADIVAALTLEVLKGTTRAFDTDIHALRPHRGQIEVAFRFRSLLDSDHHPSEIAESHRFCDRVQDAYTLRCCPQVHGVVNDTIAFVKDIITTEINSATDNPMVFAERKETISGGNFHGEYPAKALDYLAIGVHELAAISERRIERLCNPSLSELPAFLVTEGGLNSGFMIAHCTAASLVSENKALCHPSSVDSLSTSAATEDHVSMGGWAARKALKVIEHVEQVLAVELLAACQGIEFLRPLRTTTPLEKVYDLVRSVVRPWMKDRFMAPDIEAAHRLLVDQKVWEVAEPYIEKYRREHIPEFRPISPTAFSLAASKNTLHHHHSDSEEYDEQ